In Ilumatobacter fluminis, the following proteins share a genomic window:
- a CDS encoding nucleotidyltransferase family protein: MTPRERQRLAALLRAATSTGVASIDAWQSLPDDFDLDEIWDRELGRLLPSIGRNLSDAGADVPELPRLRGFQRKWWVEQQLTARWLAEPIDVLASAGLDVAVAGGLAWSANAWGYADRPGVRWADDTHLLVRADDAVRAHAALVGVGAHGRPEERVARRVRLHVGTPLHVDERWTTLGWLPTSGVRRTADWWTDTVEIEVGERQAHALEPNAAFVARCGDLAAGIDVPSALLDLCRVRQSATFDRSMVRAVAGRWGLDDAAARWSTVVDQVLDPTDDRWIDAVAPIGRLEAARRSWSTTVGRLGRRRAVAAGPELLAERWHLSHVGELPAGLARRLRDRTRRFRGAA, translated from the coding sequence ATGACGCCGCGCGAGCGGCAGCGGCTCGCCGCGTTGCTCCGGGCAGCGACCTCGACCGGCGTCGCATCCATCGACGCGTGGCAGTCGCTGCCCGACGACTTCGACCTCGACGAGATCTGGGACCGGGAGCTCGGCCGACTCCTGCCGTCGATCGGCCGCAATCTCTCCGATGCCGGCGCCGACGTTCCCGAACTGCCGAGACTGCGAGGCTTCCAGCGCAAGTGGTGGGTCGAGCAACAGCTGACGGCGCGCTGGCTCGCCGAGCCGATCGACGTCCTCGCATCGGCCGGTCTCGACGTGGCCGTCGCCGGTGGTCTCGCGTGGTCGGCGAACGCATGGGGGTATGCCGACCGACCAGGGGTTCGGTGGGCGGACGACACCCATCTGCTGGTTCGCGCGGACGATGCGGTGCGGGCCCATGCTGCGCTCGTCGGCGTCGGCGCGCACGGCCGTCCCGAGGAGCGCGTCGCTCGACGCGTGCGTTTGCACGTCGGGACACCGCTGCATGTCGACGAACGATGGACGACGCTGGGGTGGCTGCCGACCTCCGGAGTCCGGAGAACGGCCGACTGGTGGACGGATACGGTCGAGATCGAGGTCGGCGAACGCCAGGCCCATGCGCTCGAGCCCAACGCAGCCTTCGTCGCCCGGTGCGGTGATCTCGCAGCGGGCATCGATGTGCCGAGCGCTCTGCTCGACCTGTGCCGCGTCCGGCAGAGCGCGACGTTCGACCGTTCGATGGTCCGGGCCGTCGCCGGTCGCTGGGGTCTCGACGACGCGGCCGCCCGATGGTCGACGGTCGTCGACCAGGTGCTCGACCCGACCGACGACCGCTGGATCGACGCCGTCGCTCCCATCGGCCGGCTCGAGGCGGCCCGACGTTCGTGGTCGACCACCGTGGGCCGACTCGGTCGACGCCGAGCGGTCGCAGCCGGCCCCGAACTGCTCGCCGAACGGTGGCACCTGTCGCATGTCGGCGAACTGCCGGCCGGACTCGCACGTCGGCTTCGTGATCGAACACGACGGTTCCGAGGCGCAGCGTGA
- a CDS encoding glycosyltransferase, with amino-acid sequence MTRSPSVAVVVPVLDRPMVTDAVDSALAAIGVDVEIVVVDDGSGPETSDLVDRLAAAHPAVSAIHQPNRGQSAARNTGVASSVAPVVAFLDSDDLMVPDRLVRQIEVLTASPDRSFVLGQEELVVADGVQLPRQEAARAERGERTYFSSVLLRRSDFESIGGYDESLRYGEDIDLVVRLTDAGLSMVTIDDVVVRRRIHGDNLVMDEEAVDRAIFEVYRRRARRRASQDRSSSAAK; translated from the coding sequence GTGACCCGCTCGCCGTCCGTCGCCGTCGTCGTCCCGGTCCTCGATCGTCCGATGGTCACCGATGCGGTCGACAGTGCCCTCGCTGCGATCGGGGTCGACGTCGAGATCGTCGTCGTCGACGACGGTTCCGGGCCTGAGACATCCGATCTGGTCGATCGCCTGGCAGCGGCGCATCCCGCCGTCTCGGCGATCCACCAACCGAACCGGGGACAGTCGGCCGCGCGCAACACCGGCGTGGCGTCGTCGGTCGCCCCGGTCGTCGCCTTCCTCGACAGCGACGATCTCATGGTCCCGGACCGCCTGGTCCGTCAGATCGAGGTGCTGACCGCCTCACCCGACCGGTCGTTCGTCCTCGGACAGGAGGAACTCGTGGTCGCCGACGGAGTCCAGTTGCCCCGTCAGGAGGCGGCGCGAGCAGAGCGCGGCGAACGTACCTACTTCTCGTCGGTGCTGCTCCGACGGTCCGACTTCGAGTCGATCGGTGGCTACGACGAGTCGCTCCGCTACGGCGAGGACATCGATCTCGTCGTCCGCCTCACCGATGCGGGCTTGTCGATGGTGACGATCGACGACGTCGTGGTGAGGCGGCGGATCCATGGCGACAACCTCGTGATGGACGAGGAGGCCGTCGATCGGGCAATCTTCGAGGTGTACCGCCGCCGCGCTCGACGGCGAGCGAGTCAGGACCGGTCGTCGTCGGCGGCCAAGTAG
- a CDS encoding EAL domain-containing protein yields the protein MNTTTPQPDHGDAPSAVVALDSDSPIVEGRTPLSEAEIDRLRNELYRLVSDTRPTVAVEPIVHIQSRTRVGGEALARFPGSASTQEWFNTADALGLKTELEMRIIEEVVRNTTVGRGFISVNVSPETLLDPRCLPLLSSADGAELVVEMTDHESVPSLSLLRPHLDAIRDAGVRVAVHVSSFGTEITRLLMLANPDVVKLDPPLSAAIVAGGHQTAAARNFFSYCRRHGVFIVAVGVGDGDLAKLHDAGADAVQGRSLSIG from the coding sequence ATGAACACGACCACCCCCCAGCCCGACCACGGCGACGCGCCGAGCGCCGTCGTGGCGCTCGACAGCGACTCGCCGATCGTCGAGGGACGCACGCCGCTCTCGGAAGCCGAGATCGACCGTCTGCGAAACGAGTTGTACCGGCTCGTCAGCGATACCCGCCCGACCGTCGCGGTCGAGCCGATCGTCCACATCCAGTCGCGCACCCGCGTCGGCGGGGAGGCGCTCGCCCGCTTTCCCGGCTCGGCGTCGACGCAGGAGTGGTTCAACACCGCTGATGCGCTCGGGTTGAAGACCGAACTCGAGATGCGCATCATCGAAGAGGTCGTCCGCAATACAACCGTCGGTCGCGGCTTCATCAGCGTCAACGTCTCACCCGAGACGCTGCTCGACCCGCGCTGTCTGCCGCTGCTCTCGAGCGCCGACGGCGCCGAACTCGTCGTCGAGATGACCGACCACGAGTCGGTGCCGAGCCTGTCGTTGCTGCGGCCCCATCTCGATGCCATTCGCGATGCCGGTGTGCGGGTTGCCGTGCACGTCTCGTCGTTCGGCACGGAGATCACCCGACTCCTGATGCTCGCGAACCCTGACGTGGTCAAGCTCGATCCGCCGCTCAGCGCTGCGATCGTCGCCGGCGGCCACCAGACGGCGGCTGCTCGCAACTTCTTCTCCTACTGCCGTCGCCACGGTGTGTTCATCGTCGCCGTCGGGGTCGGCGACGGCGACCTCGCGAAGCTCCACGACGCCGGCGCCGACGCCGTGCAGGGACGCTCGCTCAGCATCGGCTGA
- a CDS encoding nucleotidyltransferase family protein — MTRRGPLTLSGRELDLIRAAVAPPAEAGAAWSRWAAEQPPAAADWRSQQLLAYVVERLGPDVVDAPTRDWVKLQRRRIWADNQLDLAALGSAIDLLADLVSEPIVIKGAAMIDTVYPPGLRAMGDADLVVGPDAYEGAIERLLEAGWTAVDRVSDRHVSRAVALASPNGRSLDLHRWVLFPRSIRRPGVELIDRAVPDGPFGARRLDWADSIVLAALQGPDGGQASSLRWPIDVAVLARHAGGDVWDRVEQGAESLGVGRPVGESLDWLRRETGVGPEAERCARMCRQPYDRWLAAEWAWRRRGGSTDAKLRTYRDISRALDRRPTPVGYAAARWAVFRESGGAGPFLRRRWAQLNNTFRGD; from the coding sequence GTGACCCGACGAGGGCCGCTCACGCTGAGCGGGCGCGAGCTCGACCTGATCCGAGCCGCGGTCGCGCCGCCCGCCGAGGCGGGCGCTGCGTGGAGCCGCTGGGCTGCCGAGCAGCCGCCCGCAGCCGCCGACTGGCGATCGCAGCAGCTGCTCGCCTACGTCGTCGAGCGTCTTGGCCCCGATGTGGTCGACGCTCCGACGCGAGATTGGGTCAAGCTGCAGCGACGTCGCATCTGGGCCGACAACCAGCTCGACCTCGCCGCGCTCGGGTCGGCGATCGACCTGCTCGCCGATCTGGTCTCCGAGCCGATCGTGATCAAGGGCGCTGCGATGATCGACACGGTGTACCCCCCAGGGCTGAGAGCGATGGGAGACGCCGACCTGGTCGTGGGGCCCGACGCCTACGAAGGGGCCATCGAACGATTGCTCGAGGCGGGATGGACGGCGGTCGACCGGGTCAGCGACCGGCACGTGTCGCGGGCTGTGGCGCTCGCGAGCCCGAACGGTCGCTCGCTCGACCTGCATCGGTGGGTGCTGTTCCCGCGTTCGATTCGCCGGCCGGGTGTCGAACTGATCGATCGTGCCGTGCCTGACGGGCCGTTCGGTGCCCGCCGTCTCGATTGGGCCGACTCGATCGTCCTCGCCGCGCTGCAGGGACCCGACGGTGGCCAGGCGAGTTCGCTGCGATGGCCGATCGATGTCGCCGTGCTGGCTCGACACGCCGGCGGCGACGTGTGGGACCGTGTCGAGCAGGGAGCCGAGTCGCTCGGGGTCGGGCGACCCGTCGGCGAGTCGCTCGACTGGCTCCGACGTGAGACCGGGGTCGGGCCGGAGGCCGAGCGGTGCGCTCGGATGTGTCGCCAACCGTACGATCGGTGGTTGGCCGCCGAGTGGGCGTGGCGTCGACGCGGTGGCAGCACGGACGCCAAGCTCAGGACCTACCGCGACATCAGCCGCGCGCTCGATCGCCGCCCGACGCCGGTCGGTTACGCCGCGGCCCGTTGGGCGGTGTTTCGCGAGAGCGGAGGCGCCGGTCCGTTCCTCCGGCGACGTTGGGCGCAGCTGAATAACACGTTCCGTGGCGATTGA
- a CDS encoding LPXTG cell wall anchor domain-containing protein, which translates to MVDKSVFKRAGLLMALAGGGLLATGAVAQAYPPLEPAVSVDDPTPDPSGPVIATVTGCQPGETVEFELVDSTDTDTCVEVNGAGFAQVAVADGTATGDLEAPASPGTYQGTAELLTTEATLPFQIVVEAGVTPPPTPTTPVTLPSTGGESGQMVPLAVGLLAAGAGLLAVASFRRRHAEA; encoded by the coding sequence ATGGTGGACAAGAGCGTGTTCAAGCGGGCCGGCCTCCTCATGGCGTTGGCAGGCGGCGGCCTGCTGGCAACAGGAGCCGTGGCGCAGGCATACCCGCCCCTCGAGCCGGCCGTGTCGGTCGACGACCCGACGCCCGACCCGAGCGGTCCGGTGATCGCCACCGTCACCGGGTGCCAGCCCGGCGAGACGGTCGAGTTCGAACTCGTCGACTCCACCGACACCGACACGTGCGTCGAAGTCAACGGCGCCGGGTTCGCTCAGGTCGCCGTCGCCGACGGAACCGCCACCGGCGACCTCGAGGCACCCGCCAGCCCGGGCACCTACCAGGGCACCGCCGAACTGCTCACCACCGAAGCGACGTTGCCGTTCCAGATCGTCGTCGAGGCCGGGGTCACCCCGCCGCCGACGCCGACCACGCCCGTCACGCTGCCGAGTACCGGTGGCGAATCGGGTCAGATGGTGCCGCTCGCCGTCGGCTTGCTCGCAGCGGGCGCCGGCCTGCTTGCCGTGGCGTCGTTCCGACGCCGACACGCCGAGGCCTGA
- a CDS encoding glycosyltransferase family 2 protein — protein sequence MTVVVPMHNSVAYLAETLEAIGAQTRPASEVLVVDDRSTDGSADLARRVLPRVRIERADFGHPERSRGYGVQSASHELIAFCDADDVWLPHKLERQLDAVADFDPAGPLLCWTKLDEFVSPELSPDEYQGREPFLDHAARLVSSLLTTRSTCTTSSPTLQESGSWVEWVSGLAPDVPSVAVDEVLMRRRLHLTNHSAVTRSSDQIEAWLRAARQAAAQHREDGKQ from the coding sequence GTGACGGTGGTCGTCCCGATGCACAACAGTGTGGCGTACCTGGCCGAGACGTTGGAAGCGATCGGGGCCCAGACCCGCCCGGCATCCGAAGTCCTGGTCGTCGACGATCGTTCCACCGACGGCTCCGCCGACCTCGCCCGTCGCGTCCTCCCGCGCGTCCGGATCGAACGCGCCGACTTCGGCCATCCCGAACGATCGCGCGGCTACGGCGTGCAATCGGCGTCGCACGAGCTGATCGCGTTCTGCGACGCCGACGATGTGTGGCTGCCGCACAAGCTCGAGCGCCAACTCGATGCCGTCGCCGACTTCGACCCGGCCGGACCACTGCTCTGTTGGACGAAGCTCGACGAGTTCGTGTCGCCCGAACTGTCCCCCGACGAATATCAGGGACGCGAACCGTTCCTCGACCACGCGGCACGGCTCGTGTCGTCGCTGCTCACCACGAGGTCGACGTGCACGACCTCCTCGCCGACCCTCCAGGAGAGCGGCAGCTGGGTCGAGTGGGTGTCGGGCCTCGCTCCCGATGTTCCCTCGGTCGCCGTCGACGAGGTGCTGATGCGGCGTCGCCTCCACCTCACCAACCACAGCGCGGTCACCCGCTCGTCCGATCAGATCGAGGCGTGGCTCCGCGCAGCACGCCAGGCGGCAGCCCAACATCGTGAGGACGGGAAACAGTGA
- a CDS encoding Stf0 family sulfotransferase: MSDREHELAVHPIPRWVGRLARAQRPTAFEDLAAHDDIAPSPDGVTDTVVVAASPRTGSNLLVHTLRELGVGAGEEFWTERMIWAGRARWGVPTIDTRGVLGQTKRALLRRERWWLSRSFDADQFLRYQRLLEQHRSTPDGVFVIKVFRLHLDQLERRNQLSPIDVLPGRLHWVYQWRRDRVGQAISYLRADATASWIDTDGTRTPTFDPDRLVDDDYAELRRLVERFDRSDSWWRAWFDRHGVTPLEFEYEQLVGDLRSAVARVFESLGRPVPDDVVGATVRQRDDANDEIRTRLLDRYPELDR, translated from the coding sequence TTGAGCGACCGCGAGCACGAGCTCGCCGTCCACCCGATTCCGCGGTGGGTGGGCCGTCTCGCTCGAGCGCAGCGCCCCACGGCGTTCGAGGACCTCGCCGCTCACGACGACATCGCTCCGAGCCCGGATGGCGTCACCGACACCGTCGTCGTCGCTGCAAGCCCGCGGACAGGTTCGAACTTGCTCGTCCACACCCTCCGGGAGCTCGGTGTCGGGGCGGGTGAAGAGTTCTGGACCGAGCGGATGATCTGGGCGGGCCGAGCCCGCTGGGGGGTGCCGACGATCGACACCCGAGGCGTACTGGGCCAGACGAAGCGGGCGTTGCTCCGGCGTGAACGCTGGTGGCTGAGCCGGAGCTTCGACGCGGACCAGTTCCTCCGCTATCAGCGTCTCCTCGAGCAGCATCGCTCGACACCCGACGGCGTGTTCGTGATCAAGGTGTTCCGGCTCCACCTCGATCAGCTCGAGCGTCGGAACCAGTTGTCACCGATCGACGTGCTCCCCGGACGGCTGCACTGGGTGTATCAGTGGCGGCGCGATCGCGTCGGTCAGGCGATCTCCTACCTCCGGGCGGATGCAACGGCGTCGTGGATCGACACCGACGGGACACGGACGCCCACGTTCGATCCCGACCGTCTGGTCGATGACGACTATGCCGAGCTCCGACGACTCGTCGAACGGTTCGATCGCAGTGACTCGTGGTGGCGAGCGTGGTTCGATCGACACGGCGTGACGCCGCTCGAGTTCGAGTACGAACAGCTCGTCGGCGACCTCCGCTCGGCCGTTGCACGAGTTTTCGAATCGCTCGGTCGACCGGTCCCCGACGACGTCGTCGGCGCGACGGTCCGCCAACGCGACGATGCGAACGACGAGATCCGTACCCGTCTCCTCGATCGGTACCCGGAGCTCGACCGGTGA
- a CDS encoding PD-(D/E)XK nuclease family protein: MTDKAPPELTPLQNKTLGLLRRAPDPLVFDQAFVASIRSDVDDAFAEFAERLGTTTLFLSKHRVTSVLGCEVQHLLPDDFSWSPAVAGGQVAHRAIQIGINWRGDPVPADLVDEAIARLADEDTSLGEWIERLSEADRADLTGFAVDKVIKFVECFPPLDRRAAPTTESSVRWPIQGPIVLSGKVDLTIGRPAGAESRKVIIDLKTGWVSPKHREDLRFYALVETLRTGVPPRKLASFYLDAGEPVVEDVDERILLTATRRTLDAIHAEIELQVEGRTPVKRPGVSCKWCPMASECDEGQAYLAADDDRS; the protein is encoded by the coding sequence ATGACCGACAAGGCTCCCCCCGAACTCACGCCGCTGCAGAACAAGACGCTCGGGCTGCTCCGGCGAGCGCCCGATCCGCTGGTGTTCGACCAGGCGTTCGTCGCTTCGATCCGCAGCGACGTCGACGACGCCTTCGCCGAGTTCGCCGAGCGACTCGGGACGACGACCCTGTTCCTGAGCAAGCACCGCGTCACGAGCGTGCTCGGATGCGAGGTCCAGCACCTCCTGCCCGACGACTTCTCGTGGTCGCCGGCCGTCGCCGGCGGGCAGGTCGCGCATCGTGCGATCCAGATCGGCATCAACTGGCGCGGCGATCCGGTCCCGGCCGACCTGGTCGACGAGGCGATCGCACGCCTGGCCGACGAGGACACGTCACTCGGCGAGTGGATCGAGCGGCTGAGCGAAGCGGACCGCGCTGACCTCACCGGCTTCGCGGTCGACAAGGTCATCAAGTTCGTCGAGTGCTTCCCGCCGCTCGACCGGCGGGCAGCGCCGACCACCGAATCATCCGTGCGGTGGCCCATCCAGGGCCCGATCGTCCTGTCCGGCAAGGTCGACCTCACGATCGGCCGGCCGGCCGGTGCCGAGAGCCGCAAGGTGATCATCGACCTCAAGACCGGGTGGGTGTCACCGAAGCATCGTGAAGACCTCCGCTTCTACGCCCTCGTCGAGACACTCCGCACCGGCGTTCCACCGCGCAAGTTGGCGTCGTTCTACCTCGATGCCGGCGAGCCGGTCGTCGAAGACGTCGACGAACGGATCCTGCTCACGGCAACACGACGCACCCTCGACGCCATACACGCCGAGATCGAACTCCAGGTCGAGGGGCGGACGCCGGTCAAGCGTCCGGGTGTGTCGTGCAAGTGGTGCCCGATGGCCTCGGAGTGCGACGAGGGCCAGGCCTACTTGGCCGCCGACGACGACCGGTCCTGA
- a CDS encoding glycosyltransferase family A protein, protein MTQPDVTVVVPVYNRGSVVGDAVASIVRQDVPARIVLVDDGSSDDTLAVLTSLAETSGGRVSVVAQDNAGPAAARNAGVAASSTELVTFLDSDDLMEPGRLQRQIDAWREAPGQVVVIGHERVEIAPGVEPPDHIATRMSTGQTLYHTSVLLSRAQYDAVGGFDDTMRLAEDVDFLIRLEEAGNEVVDLGDVVITRRILGDNLVYDPAVGRSLFLLLRRRAERARESGRR, encoded by the coding sequence GTGACGCAGCCGGATGTCACGGTCGTCGTGCCCGTTTACAACCGGGGGAGCGTCGTCGGCGACGCCGTCGCCAGCATCGTGCGACAAGATGTCCCCGCCCGGATCGTCCTGGTCGACGACGGCTCGTCCGACGACACGCTCGCCGTCCTGACGAGCCTCGCCGAGACGTCGGGGGGACGGGTGAGCGTCGTGGCCCAGGACAACGCCGGGCCCGCCGCTGCCCGCAACGCCGGCGTCGCGGCGAGCTCGACCGAACTCGTGACCTTTCTCGACAGCGACGACCTCATGGAGCCCGGCCGGCTGCAGCGGCAGATCGACGCGTGGCGTGAGGCGCCGGGCCAGGTCGTGGTGATCGGCCACGAGCGGGTCGAGATCGCCCCCGGCGTGGAGCCGCCCGACCACATCGCGACCCGGATGTCGACCGGGCAGACGCTGTACCACACATCGGTCTTGCTCTCGCGGGCGCAGTACGACGCGGTCGGCGGGTTCGACGACACCATGCGGCTGGCTGAGGACGTCGACTTCCTGATCAGGCTCGAAGAGGCGGGGAACGAGGTCGTCGACCTCGGGGACGTCGTGATCACCCGGCGGATCCTGGGCGACAACCTTGTCTACGACCCGGCGGTCGGGCGATCTCTGTTCCTCCTCCTCCGGCGTCGGGCAGAGCGGGCGAGGGAATCGGGTCGGCGATGA
- a CDS encoding glycosyltransferase family 2 protein — protein sequence MTAELTVVIPTYQRPDLCRRSIASVRRVAEVIDVDIDLIVVEQGAEPSYSIPLDFSGRWLYSHRSGVSYARNLGLAHAETPYVIFVDDDAELLPGVSELLDAARQPGVDVVCGRMISSGGTTIRGTDRPRRIRPWNAFRLFVEPAAVWRTDSMNVVDGFDERLGPANRLGAEEGAGLLARLSRTPGGRQAFVPADVVVHPELGSTPDDKARRYGAGTSGLMVLAPGTWSTIYAMSSVTRRVGGVIRSRLRGDRAGVAHRRAWLRGFASGVRTARSLRASPRNTPAADVLVRVES from the coding sequence GTGACTGCGGAACTCACGGTCGTCATCCCGACGTATCAGCGGCCCGACCTCTGCCGGCGGTCGATCGCGTCGGTGCGACGCGTCGCCGAGGTGATCGACGTCGACATCGACCTGATCGTGGTCGAACAGGGCGCCGAACCGAGCTATTCCATCCCGCTCGACTTCTCGGGTCGCTGGTTGTACTCGCACCGGTCGGGCGTGTCGTACGCCCGAAACCTGGGCCTGGCCCATGCCGAGACGCCCTACGTCATCTTCGTCGACGACGACGCCGAACTCCTCCCGGGGGTCTCCGAGCTCCTCGACGCCGCACGTCAGCCGGGGGTCGACGTGGTCTGTGGGCGGATGATCTCGAGCGGGGGCACGACGATCCGGGGAACGGACCGGCCGCGCCGTATCAGGCCGTGGAACGCGTTCCGTCTGTTCGTCGAGCCCGCAGCCGTGTGGCGCACCGACTCGATGAACGTCGTCGACGGCTTCGACGAGCGGCTCGGTCCGGCCAACCGGCTCGGCGCCGAGGAAGGCGCTGGGCTCCTGGCCAGACTGTCGCGTACGCCGGGCGGGCGTCAGGCGTTCGTCCCGGCCGATGTCGTGGTCCACCCGGAGTTGGGGTCGACCCCGGACGACAAGGCACGGCGGTACGGCGCCGGCACGTCCGGGTTGATGGTGCTCGCTCCGGGGACGTGGTCGACGATCTATGCGATGAGCAGTGTGACTCGGCGGGTCGGGGGAGTGATCCGGAGTCGGCTTCGCGGCGATCGCGCCGGTGTGGCGCACCGGCGGGCCTGGCTCCGCGGATTCGCATCCGGGGTTCGCACCGCCCGGTCGCTCCGGGCATCACCGCGCAACACCCCGGCGGCCGACGTGCTCGTTCGTGTGGAGTCCTGA
- a CDS encoding sugar transferase produces the protein MTPATHPTVDAATDATRVDAAARVSQPPVGLLYRSFRRTTDVVVSFVGLVCSLPLFLVVAAIIATSSRGPVFFSQERVGLDGKRFLVVKFRTMRQGTDREVLTDPAAYEAYVANGYKLGEDDPRITRIGRWLRKTSLDELPQLVNVLAGQMSVVGVRPLVPDEFAARAPSDRALYVRLRPGLTGLWQIAGRSSLTPANRIELDREYLRAPSIRHDLAILCKTPAALSRTQEAH, from the coding sequence ATGACTCCCGCGACCCACCCGACCGTCGACGCAGCAACCGATGCGACGCGCGTCGATGCTGCGGCACGGGTCTCCCAACCGCCCGTCGGGTTGCTGTATCGGTCGTTCAGGCGAACGACCGACGTCGTGGTGAGCTTCGTCGGTTTGGTGTGCAGCCTGCCGCTCTTCCTCGTCGTCGCTGCGATCATCGCCACGTCGAGCCGAGGGCCTGTGTTCTTCAGCCAGGAACGGGTCGGACTCGACGGCAAGCGGTTCCTCGTCGTGAAGTTCCGCACGATGCGGCAGGGGACCGACCGTGAAGTGCTGACCGATCCGGCGGCGTACGAGGCGTACGTCGCGAACGGATACAAGCTGGGCGAGGACGATCCCAGGATCACGCGGATCGGCCGGTGGTTGCGCAAGACATCGCTCGACGAGCTGCCCCAGTTGGTGAACGTGCTCGCGGGTCAGATGTCCGTGGTCGGGGTCCGTCCGCTCGTTCCCGACGAGTTCGCCGCACGCGCCCCGTCCGACCGGGCCCTGTACGTGCGGTTGCGTCCCGGGCTCACGGGGCTGTGGCAGATCGCCGGCCGTTCGTCGCTGACGCCGGCGAACCGGATCGAACTCGACCGGGAGTACCTTCGGGCGCCGTCGATTCGCCACGACCTCGCGATCCTGTGCAAGACACCCGCGGCGCTGTCCCGGACGCAGGAGGCCCATTGA
- a CDS encoding ATP-binding protein, which produces MRLSAEPNSAMMGAASLSTGYGTAASSGAPVEISARSVAGLRSMRHELERTMTSARWLRSEIADAQLVLAELATNAFTHDGAPEFSAVVTCSNRQLEITTFHRGRVLPPSPPVPPADDGTPGGRGLIIVDQIVSERLVSNRAGTTSTYVRLTR; this is translated from the coding sequence ATGCGATTGAGTGCAGAACCGAACTCGGCGATGATGGGAGCCGCGAGCCTGTCCACGGGCTACGGCACCGCCGCGTCGTCGGGCGCCCCGGTCGAGATCTCCGCTCGATCCGTTGCCGGCCTCCGATCGATGCGTCACGAGCTCGAGCGGACGATGACGTCGGCGAGATGGCTCCGGAGCGAGATCGCCGATGCCCAGTTGGTGCTGGCCGAGCTGGCGACCAACGCGTTCACACACGACGGTGCTCCCGAGTTCTCGGCAGTCGTCACGTGCTCCAATCGGCAGCTCGAGATCACGACGTTCCATCGCGGACGCGTGCTCCCGCCGTCGCCGCCGGTGCCGCCGGCCGACGACGGCACCCCGGGCGGTCGAGGGCTGATCATCGTCGATCAGATCGTCAGCGAGCGGCTCGTCTCGAATCGAGCCGGCACCACCTCGACCTACGTGCGGCTTACCCGCTGA
- a CDS encoding glycosyltransferase, producing the protein MRVAVTVGPTGYGGTATYARELVAALDRRRDVDVVALGSDDAIAELSVQPSEVIAVPARRSVEQLGVAVAARRLHDANVDVVHATRQLVPFGLRVPTVLTFHDDFALTRPDDYDRLKRVVLPPLFRRSLRHADAVVTLDARMASLATEYVPAETPVVDAGAAVPGVLASATPTSPAVRLPDRFALTVGDGNPRKGIAELLDVWPTIAETTGLPLVVAGARVATPALLERIEEEKTAVLVSQPDWGELAHLYRSATLVVDGSYDEGFGFASIEAAWAGTRFVAVRRHRSIEQGIIDALASPAPAAFVSSWDEVADRTVGVYRRLITGTPS; encoded by the coding sequence GTGCGCGTCGCCGTCACCGTCGGACCCACCGGCTACGGAGGTACAGCGACGTACGCGCGCGAGCTCGTCGCCGCACTCGACCGACGGCGCGACGTCGACGTCGTCGCCCTCGGCTCCGACGACGCGATCGCCGAACTCTCGGTGCAGCCGAGCGAGGTCATCGCTGTCCCGGCTCGTCGCAGCGTCGAACAGCTCGGCGTCGCCGTGGCGGCGCGGCGGCTGCACGACGCAAACGTCGACGTCGTCCATGCGACCCGGCAGCTCGTACCGTTCGGCCTGCGTGTCCCGACCGTTCTCACGTTCCACGACGACTTCGCGTTGACGCGTCCCGACGACTACGACCGACTCAAACGAGTCGTTCTCCCGCCGCTGTTCCGACGTTCGCTCCGGCACGCCGACGCCGTCGTCACGCTCGACGCACGGATGGCGAGCCTCGCGACGGAGTACGTGCCGGCCGAGACGCCGGTCGTCGACGCCGGTGCAGCGGTTCCGGGCGTGCTCGCGTCGGCAACGCCCACGAGTCCGGCGGTACGTCTTCCGGACCGGTTCGCCCTCACGGTCGGCGACGGAAACCCCCGCAAGGGCATCGCCGAACTCCTCGATGTCTGGCCGACGATCGCCGAGACGACCGGGCTCCCTCTGGTCGTGGCCGGAGCCAGAGTCGCGACGCCGGCGCTGCTCGAGCGGATCGAGGAGGAGAAGACGGCCGTCCTCGTCAGCCAGCCCGACTGGGGCGAGCTCGCCCATCTGTACCGCTCCGCGACCCTGGTCGTCGACGGTTCGTACGACGAGGGATTCGGGTTCGCGAGCATCGAGGCGGCCTGGGCAGGAACGCGCTTCGTCGCGGTTCGACGCCATCGGTCGATCGAGCAGGGCATCATCGACGCCCTGGCAAGCCCAGCGCCCGCCGCCTTCGTGTCGTCGTGGGACGAGGTCGCGGACCGTACGGTGGGGGTCTACCGGAGACTGATCACCGGAACCCCATCATGA